From a single Stomoxys calcitrans chromosome 4, idStoCalc2.1, whole genome shotgun sequence genomic region:
- the LOC106087421 gene encoding uncharacterized protein LOC106087421, with translation MPSCGGPVYQPTTVSYEPPRSNSGNGSGGGLGFLGPASSIDSPLRIFRKPKPQVALLLFALISLAAGVAMLASGWIDWIEDQEFERQLKEQTPAENTKSSSGEQEEETSETQTEAVSCVEIPLGIVLGGVFMTCLGIAAMGVYLKVADWRRSCVCPCPFFDKKQSLARQLQCQNVEGGCGGQGIMALNPSTDPLVSHTQYAPVSELPSLRAEDEERRNLMPDNKDCLSSAEESDRMLEPDPRIVLRPMGRVEDA, from the exons atgCCATCTTGTGGTGGACCAGTTTATCAGCCCACAACCGTTTCATATGAGCCTCCTCGCTCCAACAGTGGCAATGGCTCGGGCGGTGGCTTGGGATTTTTGGGACCGGCTTCTTCAATCGATTCACCTTTGCGCATATTTCGCAAACCCAAGCCCCAGGTAGCCCTATTACTATTTGCCTTAATTTCATTAGCCGCTGGTGTTGCGATGTTGGCCAGTGGTTGGATTGACTGGATAGAGGATCAGGAATTCGAAAGACAACTTAAAGAACAAACGCCTGCAGAGAATACAAAGAGCAGCAGTGGagaacaagaagaagaaacGAGTGAAACACAAACAGAAGCGGTTTCTTGTGTGGAAATTCCATTGGGCATAGTATTGGGTGGAGTTTTTATGACCTGTTTGGGTATTGCTGCCATGG gcGTTTACCTTAAAGTTGCTGATTGGCGACGTAGCTGCGTATGTCCTTGTCCATTCTTTGATAAGAAACAATCGCTGGCCCGTCAATTACAATGCCAAAATGTAGAAGGAGGCTGTGGTGGTCAAGGCATAATGGCCTTGAATCCATCAACAGATCCCTTGGTGTCGCACACACAATATGCTCCAGTCTCGGAACTGCCATCGTTGCGCGCGGAAGATGAGGAAAGGCGTAACCTAATGCCTGATAATAAAGATTG TCTCAGCAGTGCTGAAGAATCTGATCGTATGCTAGAACCGGATCCAAGAATTGTTCTACGTCCAATGGGACGTGTGGAAGATGCCTAA